A single Caldilineales bacterium DNA region contains:
- a CDS encoding MaoC family dehydratase N-terminal domain-containing protein: MAALSRPRGLYFEEFEPGTSVESVGRTVTEADIVQFAMLSGDWNQIHTDAEYSKEQMIGERIAHGLLVLSIATGLATRLGFMEDTVMAFMGLEWEFRAAVKIGDTVRIRATVAEKQAMKRLGGGYVTFKIEVLNQENAKVQRGTWKVLVKNLPEAA, from the coding sequence ATGGCCGCACTCTCCCGCCCGCGCGGGCTTTATTTCGAGGAATTCGAGCCAGGGACCAGCGTCGAAAGCGTTGGCCGCACCGTCACCGAGGCTGACATCGTCCAGTTCGCCATGCTTTCGGGCGACTGGAACCAGATCCACACCGACGCCGAATACAGCAAGGAGCAGATGATCGGCGAACGCATCGCCCACGGTCTGCTGGTGCTCTCCATCGCCACCGGCCTGGCCACCCGCCTGGGCTTCATGGAAGATACGGTCATGGCCTTCATGGGGCTGGAATGGGAATTCCGGGCCGCGGTCAAGATCGGCGATACGGTGCGCATCCGCGCCACCGTAGCTGAAAAACAGGCAATGAAGCGGTTGGGCGGCGGCTATGTGACCTTCAAGATCGAAGTCCTCAACCAGGAGAACGCCAAAGTCCAGCGCGGGACATGGAAAGTCCTGGTCAAGAACCTGCCGGAGGCCGCATGA